In Oenanthe melanoleuca isolate GR-GAL-2019-014 chromosome 17, OMel1.0, whole genome shotgun sequence, one genomic interval encodes:
- the CDK9 gene encoding cyclin-dependent kinase 9, whose amino-acid sequence MAKQYDMVECPFCDEVSKYEKLAKIGQGTFGEVFKAKHRQTGKKVALKKVLMENEKEGFPITALREIKILQLLKHENVVNLIEICRTKASPYNRCKGSIYLVFDFCEHDLAGLLSNAHVKFTLSEIKKVMQMLLNGLYYIHRNKILHRDMKAANVLITRDGVLKLADFGLARAFSLAKNSQPNRYTNRVVTLWYRPPELLLGERDYGPPIDLWGAGCIMAEMWTRSPIMQGNTEQHQLTLISQLCGSITPEVWPNVDKYELYEKLDLPKGQKRKVKDRLKAYVKDPYALDLIDKLLVLDPAQRIDSDDALNHDFFWSDPMPSDLKNMLSTHNQSMFEYLAPPRRRGGHMPQQPANQGRNPAATNQTEFDRVF is encoded by the exons ggaAGTTTTCAAAGCCAAACATCGCCAGACAGGCAAGAAAGTAGCACTGAAGAAGGTGTTGatggaaaatgagaaggaaGGG tTTCCCATCACAGCCTTGCGAGAGATTAAAATCCTCCAGCTGCTCAAACATGAGAATGTGGTGAACCTCATAGAAATCTGCAGGACCAAAG cctctccataCAACCGATGCAAGGGCAGCATCTATCTTGTGTTTGACTTCTGTGAGCATGACCTGGCTGGCCTTCTCAGCAACGCCCACGTCAAGTTCACTCTATCAGAGATCAAAAAAGTGATGCAGATGCTCCTGAATGGACTTTACTACATCCACAGGAACAAG ATCTTGCACCGAGACATGAAAGCAGCGAATGTCCTCATCACACGGGATGGAGTCCTGAAGCTGGCGGACTTTGGGCTGGCTCGAGCTTTCAGCCTGGCTAAGAACAGCCAGCCAAACCGCTACACCAACCGTGTGGTGACCCTGTGGTACCggcccccagagctgctcctag GGGAGCGCGACTATGGCCCCCCCATTGATCTCTGGGGCGCAGGCTGCATCATGGCAGAGATGTGGACCCGCAGCCCCATCATGCAGGGGAACAcggagcagcaccagctgacCCTCATCAGCCAGCTCTGCGGATCCATCACGCCAGAG GTGTGGCCGAACGTGGATAAGTACGAGCTGTACGAGAAGCTGGATCTGCCCAAGGGGCAGAAGCGGAAGGTGAAGGATCGCCTCAAGGCCTACGTCAAAGACCCCTACGCGCTCGACCTCATCGAcaagctgctggtgctggaccCCGCCCAGCGCATCGACAGCGACGACGCCCTCAACCACGACTTCTTCTGGTCAGACCCCATGCCCTCAGACCTCAAGAACATGCTGTCCACCCACAACCAGTCCATGTTTGAGTACCTGGCCCCGCCTCGCAGGAGGGGTGGGCACATGCCCCAGCAGCCGGCGAACCAGGGCAGGAACCCAGCTGCCACCAACCAGACTGAATTCGACAGAGTGTTTTGA